The sequence GGacctgtcaggcgcagagtacttaattgcagtattggcagccttttacttggGCCGCTCCTATACTGTGCTCGCCTTTTCTTTTAGGAGCGCTCTGGGATGCCAAGGacaaaatcgtcctcggctatatccctaggccatttggactttcattgtatgtcctcggcaatgcctctcctcggctcgggccttgggccctaatgtaaagtgggccggggttataaattctctggccccacaatgtCTTTGAACATTTAAACTAAGACTGAATTACATATAGAATTCATTTTATCAGATGTTTACCAACATCAagaaatatgaccctaacaaacATGTATGAAATTACAAatcttgtgtttgcatggaTTTTCTTTAACTTTGTGTTAGAGCCCTATATTCTCTCCCctaatgtgtgtgtgtttctaaagaaaaaacttcaaatgtttttcttttttaaatggtcTTTCTAGAAGTAAAGGAAACACCAATGATCGTTATGTCAACTAacatctcattttatttttaatatgtttCGAATCTCTCCTAGTTAAatgtattgaaaaaaaaaatgaaaaaaaaaagaagtaaaggaAGCAACTAACATTAGGATTTAAAGGTTGAAGTCTTAGTCCAAGTAATTTGTcactttaaaaaatgaatttagtAAACAAccattattattttaccaccaaCTGGACCATTATTTTCCCTTTATATAAATGAATTTGGTAAATAACCATTATTCTTTTACCACCAAGTGGACTATTATTTTCCCTTTGTATAAGCTCTAGAAATAAAAATAGCCGATTAATACACTACCAACTAAGGGCGGATCTAGGATTTCAATCTAGGGGCCaaagtataagaaaaaaaaataaaaaaataaaaaaaccccaaatGGTTACCTATACATagtattaagtattaacaaactatcaatcaagataaatacacaaaataattgttttttaatacattaagatgAAATTATttaccaacaacaaaaaaacacaaactaatATTGTTTCTTAAGAGCATCAGctgttgcaaaaaaaatttattttcacaaattAAAACTTACTTTTGCCACtctaatatagcatttgaaatATCTCGTACATTagtgtttttggtatttggtgttctaaatactaaatatttagcatttacAACAATTGATGCTGGTACTCTAATACTGGGTTGactaggattttttattttaaaattttgtttttgttaagtttttgagttggGTAGTTGCTAGTTGAGTTAGGCTAATTAAAAGGGAGGAGTCTAAGTTTTTAGAAGAGGGAGGTGTAActctagaaataaaaaaatataaccaataatttttttttctttgggccaGGGGTCGAGTCCCCTTGGGTCCGTGCCTGCTACCAACCCATTTATAAGATTATGAAGAGTCGTATGACTCAACTGACTCCTTATGATATTTTAAACGAAAACATCCAACGTTCAAATCATTCACTCCCTCCCAGTTATtgaattataagaaaaaaaaaaaaaaacttatttataagattaacaaaaaaaatcatttgaaaagtgaaaaaaagaaaaaggaaaaagaaaaagaacaaacatAACTAAAATACCCAGGCTGAAGGTTTGTAAAAACTCCACAAGCTTTTCGGTTATAGAATTATGATGTGATCTCCATTTTTTATGCCCGTTAACCTTATAGGCTAATAGTGGGCCTATTTAGCAAACAGGACAGGTCTTGCATTATTGGTTTTGACCTATTGAATATGAGAAAGTTTATAgatacaaaaattttaacaaaacttGTTTTATAAACAATAATGTGATATCAAAATAAGTGACAAATGCCAAAGAATAAAAGAATTTGATTATATAAATGGCATAcagattaattaatcaattgggaatgtccaaaaataaaagaattgacTTACAAGCTATCTTCTTTTCTCTAAGACATGGTGCATTCCGGAGGGAGGCCTGGGGATAATCTCCCCGTGTCTGTGCAGTAATTGTATTCCTATTTTGAATGCTGTTACTCAGGACGTATTGACACATGTcgcataaaaataaataaataaagttgttGGTATTAGAAGATTTTAATaccacaaaaaattttagtatttgataactcaaaaacctattttatctattttaacacataatAACTgataaaatagtaataaaataatatatattttattatattttttatgcctCCCTTGCTATCGTGAAGGGTTAGTCTTAGCAGTTTACTGTAATGTAAtaagaaggtaaaaaaatttgccTTTATAACTCCACCAATATTGAGTACTAATTGGAGTTTGAGGTggtaaaaaactattttaccaccatGGTGATGCTCTTAAATAAACAAGGTTCTTGGTATTTTTGGTCTTACCGTTTccaataaaaatgaattttatccAGAGTGCAAAGtgggtaagttttttttttttttttaatgtatgtaAACTTTTTTGTTCTAAGTAACTGACAAATGtctaaaagaataaaagaattgaaattaaattctataagaacGTGGTATAAAATTTTATCCCTCCAATTCCAACATGCTAaatcatcttatcacatatttaaaaataaacataatcatactcaattaattttaaacccatatataaatccaaccaaattgggaatctattgaaatgttattaggtatggtaggatgtattgaattttaaataaaatgttgatgtggtaatcatttattggatggtgtaaaacatggaTTTTATCCCTCatctttatagaatttaatttcaaaagaattatATTACGTACTTTACAACTTTCATAGAGAACACAAAAATAACCAGAGAGTtacgaaaaattaaaaaataaaagaattgacACAAGGTTCCGAGTCCTATTTTTGTCTAAGATGTGGTACATTCTGTAGGGAGGCCTTGGGGAAATCTCTTTGTATCTGTGCAATAGTTGTATATCATGTAGTTCTTCTGCGCCCATTTCAATCTCTGCTGACTTGCTGAATCCAATTCTTGTGAGAGCCAAGCATTACTGCTAGATGTAGAAGAGGGAGAGTTTGAACCGCAAGAAGATCCCCCAGAGGACCAAACACAAGCATTTGCATTGAAGTTTCTATAGGAAGCAGTGAAAGGAGCTTGTGTCCAATCTGTCTTGATGAGTCCACCCCTTGTGGCCCAGTCATCAGCATTCCAGAGGCTAGAGTATATCCTCATTGGCTGGTTCTTTGGGAATGGAACACCATTTGACTCCAAGTTCTTGAACTCTCTAATGGGAGTGCCATCCACAGAGAAGCTgagatgaaaaaggaaaaagtcaATACAAAGTGCATATGTACGGGAAAATTGGGAAAAGGTACGTGAATGAGAAATTAGTGCAATGCTTACATGATGCGCTGGGGATTCCAAAGTATGGAATAGGTGTGAAAATCCGCAGTTGGGTCAAACCAAAGATAGAACTGTTGTTCTCTGTTTCCCTTGCCTTGGCTGAACACATTAGTGTGAAGTATATAAGGATCACCACTCAGATTTCCCAAGAATTCAaagtctatctcatcccatgtTGATCCTTTTGAGGATAACTGTAAACAAAATATTCAAAGAGAAATTAGCATTAGCTATTGAACATGTAgtcttgtttaaaattgcttaAAGCACTAGAGGCAGGAAAGCTTACATAATAGGCAGTGACAGTGCCAGCAGAGTTTCGAGGGACAAGCTTGAGCTGCATATCAATCTTTCCAAATAGATATTCACTCTTGGACTGAAATCCTGATCCAGAAGTTTTGTCAAGTGAGAGAGTAAGGAGCTCACCATTGTTGATTATATTCGCACGGCCATCTCCCCATGTAATGTCAAAGTCTTGGTTCAAGTTACCAGCAGAGGCAACCATGATTGACCCAAGAACAATGGGCACTAGAAGAATGATTAAGGGAACACTTGAAGAAGTCATAGAAGCCATGAGTATTTGACTATTTATAATGTAAGTGAAGCTTGCTGAGTGAAGAGATTGGTGTTGTAAGTATTAGTTTGGGCTGGTATTTATACTAGGCAATGAGGATGTGAAGACACAGCGCAAAGGAAGGGCCATAGGAAGGTTCAGTCACGTAATTAATACGCTGTAGCCAGTTGTTGTCATGAAAACTTATTGCAAAGAGAGCTGTCTGAATCGCACTAACACCACCAAATAAACCTTCAACTTTTATACATATAGCACACTGCTTTGCATATACTACTAATGAAAGTGCCTAGTTACTGCTGTCCAGTTCTTATCAGCAGCCTGCCTCTTTTACGCTTATTTTTTGAAAGCACCAGCCCTGCCTCTGCCTCTGCCTCTGCCTCTGCCTCTGCCTCTGCCTCTGCCTCTGCTTCTGCCTCTTAGATTCAAGAGAAATAAGgaataaactaaaaattgtaATTCCGCCAGTATTTCAATTACCAAAG is a genomic window of Quercus lobata isolate SW786 chromosome 2, ValleyOak3.0 Primary Assembly, whole genome shotgun sequence containing:
- the LOC115977401 gene encoding probable xyloglucan endotransglucosylase/hydrolase protein 23 gives rise to the protein MASMTSSSVPLIILLVPIVLGSIMVASAGNLNQDFDITWGDGRANIINNGELLTLSLDKTSGSGFQSKSEYLFGKIDMQLKLVPRNSAGTVTAYYLSSKGSTWDEIDFEFLGNLSGDPYILHTNVFSQGKGNREQQFYLWFDPTADFHTYSILWNPQRIIFSVDGTPIREFKNLESNGVPFPKNQPMRIYSSLWNADDWATRGGLIKTDWTQAPFTASYRNFNANACVWSSGGSSCGSNSPSSTSSSNAWLSQELDSASQQRLKWAQKNYMIYNYCTDTKRFPQGLPTECTTS